From the genome of Aliarcobacter lanthieri:
TCTGACATTAAATTTTGAAATTTGTTAAATATATTATTTTATAACAATAGTATTGTTTTCTTTAACAACTTTAATAGGGTGTATTACAGGTAAAACTTTTAGAAAATCATCAAAATGTTTTACATCAAAAGTTCCACTTATTTGATATCTTTTTGCTCTTTCTTTTTCAAAAGTTATTTGTAAATCTAGATATTTTGAAAATTCATAGAAAACATCATTTAGATTTGTTTGATTAAAACTTACTTTTCCTTCACTCCATTGTAACATCTGATTTATATTCTCATATTTTTGACTTATTTTATTTGTATTTTGGTCAAATTTTAGAGATTGTCCTTTTGTAACAAGGGCTAATTGTATATCATATCCTTCAGCTCTTAAAACTTTTACACTCCCCTCTAAAACATTTACTTGAAGTTCATTTTGATTATTTACAACTTCAAATTTTGTACCTACAACTTCAATATTTATTTTATTTGTATGTATTATAAAAGGTTGTTCTTTATTTGAAGTTACATCAAATATTGCTTTTCCATTTGATAAATCAACAACTCTTTTACTTTTATAATATTTTACTTCTATAGATGTATTTGAATCTAATGATATCTTAGAGTTATCAGGAAGTATGATGTTATTTTGTATTTTAGTTAAAGTTTGGTATTTTTGAGAATAGTTTGGAAACTCTATAAAAATTGATACATATAATGCTACTAAAATACATGCAGCTGCTAGTGGTGAAAATACTTTTAAAAATCTTTTTCTTTTATTTATTTTTAGTCTATTTTGTTTTACTTCATTTTTTAGTTCATCTAAAAAATCTTTTGGTAAAGCTTTGATTTGATTTATTAATTCTTCATCTTGGATACTTCTGTTTGACATTAGTATTCCTCTTTTCTTTTTAGTTTTTCTTTTAATTCAATCTTTGCTCTTGATATATGTTTTTCTACTGCTTGAACTGAGATACCCATAGTTTCTGCTATTTCTTCTTTTGTATAGTCTTCTAAAGCATAAAGGACGAAAGCTTCTTTCATCTTTGGTGGAAGCTTTTTTAACTCATTCATCAATATTTTTTGGTTATCTTGTTCTATTACTAAATCTTCAGGTGTTAAAGCAGGGGTAATTATATAGTTTTCATTAAATTCAATTTCTGATAAGTCTTTATTCTTTCTTGCCATATCTATAATAACATTTTTAGCTACTTTGTATAATAAAGCTCTAGAATTTTCTATTTTTTGAGTATTTTGCATAGCTATTGCTTTTGTATAAGTTT
Proteins encoded in this window:
- a CDS encoding RNA polymerase sigma factor, which encodes MLEHYKELHLYIKNKISNKDYAQDILQETYTKAIAMQNTQKIENSRALLYKVAKNVIIDMARKNKDLSEIEFNENYIITPALTPEDLVIEQDNQKILMNELKKLPPKMKEAFVLYALEDYTKEEIAETMGISVQAVEKHISRAKIELKEKLKRKEEY
- a CDS encoding FecR family protein, with protein sequence MSNRSIQDEELINQIKALPKDFLDELKNEVKQNRLKINKRKRFLKVFSPLAAACILVALYVSIFIEFPNYSQKYQTLTKIQNNIILPDNSKISLDSNTSIEVKYYKSKRVVDLSNGKAIFDVTSNKEQPFIIHTNKINIEVVGTKFEVVNNQNELQVNVLEGSVKVLRAEGYDIQLALVTKGQSLKFDQNTNKISQKYENINQMLQWSEGKVSFNQTNLNDVFYEFSKYLDLQITFEKERAKRYQISGTFDVKHFDDFLKVLPVIHPIKVVKENNTIVIK